In the Phenylobacterium soli genome, ACAGCGCCTTCAGCGCGCCCACCACCGCGTAGGCGGCCATACCCACCGCATCGAGCCAGGTGAGGAACCGCTCGCGGCCCTGGCCCCAGCCGAATATCCAGACCGCCACCGCCGCGGCCAGGGTGACCGCCAGATAGGCTGGCCGGTGGACCCAGAACACCGGCGCCCCGATCAGCAGGTCGCGCAGCGTGCCGCCACCGACGCCGGTGATCGCCGCGAAGAAGGCGAAGGTGACGATGTCGTGCTTGCGGCGCGCGGCGGCCAGGGCGCCGGAGGCGCCGAACACCGCCACGGCCGCGTAGTCCAGGAGGATCAGAGCCTGCGCCAGCGCGTCCATGGTCGCCAACCTGCGGTGACGCGTGGACCGCGGCAAGCGGCGGTTTGGGCCTCCGCGCGCCGCCGGACGCAAAACTGGTGTCCACTTTTGCCGGCTGTCGCTTTAGAAGCCGGCACATGAGCGAACCGAAAAAGGGCTGGTTCCAGCGCCTCACGGCGGGTCTTTCCCGCACCTCCAAGGCGATGGGCGAGCAGATCACCCAGACCTTCGTCCAGAAGGCGCCGCTCGATCAGGCCCGGCTCGAGGAGCTCGAGGAGATGCTGATCGAGGCCGACCTCGGGCCCCACTCCGCGGCGCGCATCACCGAGCGCTTCGCCGCCGAGAA is a window encoding:
- a CDS encoding trimeric intracellular cation channel family protein; translation: MDALAQALILLDYAAVAVFGASGALAAARRKHDIVTFAFFAAITGVGGGTLRDLLIGAPVFWVHRPAYLAVTLAAAVAVWIFGWGQGRERFLTWLDAVGMAAYAVVGALKALSLGAPPLSAIVMGVLTSTFGGIIRDVLGEEPSVLLKRELYVTAALVGASAFVGLNMLGVGLMASGLAAVALGFATRAGAILFHWSLPAFPGRAPPP